A single window of Sphingobacterium sp. ML3W DNA harbors:
- the lpxD gene encoding UDP-3-O-(3-hydroxymyristoyl)glucosamine N-acyltransferase: protein MQFTAQQIASLLNGSIEGNPDVEVSNLAKIEEASLGDLSFLSNPKYEQFLYETNASIVIVNEDQQILSAPKSTLTLIRVKNAYSAFSTLLNIYNEVRLDRKGREEPSYIHDSTEIGEEGYIGAFAYIGKGGKIGKNVKIYPQVYVGDNVIIGDNTTLFPGVKIYQDCILGRNVTIHSGTVVGSDGFGFAPQEDGTYTKVPQIGNVVIEDDIEIGANTVIDRATMGSTILRKGAKLDNLIQIAHNVELGKNTVIAAQTGVSGSSKIGENVILGGQVGVVGHITIADGSQIQAQSGINRSITEENKKWAGSPVLGYQSNMRSHVIYAKLPDLEKRIRELERLLKENLKS from the coding sequence ATGCAATTTACTGCTCAACAAATAGCATCCTTATTAAATGGATCAATAGAGGGGAATCCTGATGTAGAAGTTTCAAATTTAGCGAAAATAGAAGAAGCTTCTTTAGGGGATCTTTCGTTTCTATCGAATCCTAAATATGAGCAATTTCTATATGAGACAAATGCCTCTATAGTAATCGTTAATGAAGATCAACAAATTTTATCGGCTCCTAAATCAACATTAACGTTGATTCGTGTAAAAAATGCCTATAGTGCGTTTTCTACATTATTGAATATCTATAATGAAGTTCGTTTAGACCGAAAAGGTCGAGAAGAGCCTTCGTATATACACGATAGTACCGAAATAGGGGAAGAAGGCTATATTGGCGCTTTTGCTTATATCGGTAAGGGAGGAAAGATTGGTAAAAATGTGAAAATTTACCCGCAAGTTTATGTTGGAGATAATGTCATCATAGGTGATAATACAACCTTATTCCCTGGAGTTAAAATTTACCAAGATTGTATCTTAGGTCGTAATGTAACTATTCACTCGGGAACCGTTGTTGGTTCTGATGGATTTGGTTTTGCTCCGCAGGAGGATGGCACCTATACTAAGGTACCTCAAATTGGAAATGTAGTTATCGAAGATGATATCGAAATAGGGGCAAATACGGTCATTGATCGCGCAACTATGGGCTCTACAATATTGCGTAAAGGTGCCAAATTGGATAACTTAATCCAAATAGCACATAATGTCGAACTAGGTAAAAACACCGTAATTGCAGCTCAGACGGGTGTGTCTGGTAGCAGTAAGATAGGAGAAAATGTTATTCTAGGTGGACAGGTAGGCGTAGTAGGTCATATTACTATTGCAGACGGAAGTCAGATACAAGCACAGTCTGGAATAAATAGGTCGATAACCGAAGAAAATAAAAAATGGGCTGGTAGTCCTGTTTTGGGTTATCAATCAAATATGAGATCGCATGTTATTTATGCAAAATTGCCAGATTTGGAAAAACGCATAAGAGAATTAGAGCGATTGTTAAAGGAAAATTTGAAATCTTAA
- a CDS encoding bifunctional UDP-3-O-[3-hydroxymyristoyl] N-acetylglucosamine deacetylase/3-hydroxyacyl-ACP dehydratase: protein MNVKQRTIKQDVVISGVGLHTGKTVSMTIKQAPENHWYKFKRIDLEGQPEVLVDADNVTDTSRGTTISQNGASVSTIEHLMAALVGLQIDNVLIEIDGPEVPILDGSSAIFIEKFEAAGYEELDADRDYYEIPSNIHHIEEDRKVEIMAMPLDGYRLTCMIDFNSPVLGSQHAAINTIEDFSKEISSSRTFCFLHELEMLVDNGLIKGGDLSNAIVIVDKETSPEELKKLSHLFNRDDVTVAKEGILSNIQLRHQNEPARHKLLDMVGDLALVGRPLKGHVMAARPGHAANVAFAKKIKEQIRKDKNTKKIKVYDPNMTPVYDTVQIMKILPHRQPMLMVDKILELTENHVVGLKNVTMNEDLFMGHFPGAPIFPGVLQIEAMAQTGGILVLNTVPDPENWLTLFLKIENARFKVQVSPGDTIIFRCDLTEPIRRGIAKMKGVAMVGEKVVCEAELMAQIVKVK, encoded by the coding sequence ATGAATGTAAAACAAAGAACCATCAAGCAAGATGTGGTCATATCTGGAGTCGGTTTACATACAGGTAAAACTGTTTCGATGACAATAAAACAAGCTCCTGAAAATCATTGGTATAAGTTTAAAAGAATAGATTTAGAAGGTCAACCAGAGGTATTGGTTGATGCTGATAATGTTACAGATACATCAAGAGGTACTACGATTTCGCAAAATGGCGCAAGTGTAAGCACCATCGAACATTTGATGGCAGCTTTAGTCGGTTTACAGATAGATAACGTATTAATAGAGATTGATGGACCAGAAGTTCCTATCTTAGATGGTAGTTCTGCGATATTTATAGAAAAATTTGAAGCTGCAGGTTACGAAGAGTTAGATGCTGATCGTGATTATTATGAAATACCTAGTAATATTCATCATATAGAAGAAGACCGTAAAGTAGAAATCATGGCAATGCCGTTAGATGGTTATCGCTTAACGTGTATGATTGATTTTAACTCTCCTGTGTTAGGAAGCCAGCATGCTGCCATCAATACAATTGAAGATTTCTCCAAAGAGATTTCATCGTCACGAACATTCTGCTTTTTACATGAGTTGGAAATGTTGGTGGATAACGGTCTGATTAAAGGAGGCGATTTAAGCAATGCAATCGTAATCGTTGATAAAGAGACTTCACCTGAAGAGCTGAAGAAATTATCACATTTATTCAACCGCGATGATGTTACTGTTGCAAAAGAAGGTATCTTGAGCAATATTCAGTTACGTCATCAAAATGAGCCTGCCCGTCATAAATTATTAGACATGGTCGGCGATTTAGCATTAGTAGGCAGACCATTGAAAGGTCATGTTATGGCAGCACGCCCCGGACATGCGGCAAACGTTGCTTTTGCGAAAAAAATTAAAGAACAAATACGGAAAGATAAGAATACAAAAAAGATAAAGGTATACGATCCTAATATGACTCCTGTGTATGACACGGTGCAGATTATGAAGATTTTGCCTCATCGTCAACCGATGTTAATGGTTGATAAGATTTTGGAGTTAACCGAAAATCACGTAGTAGGCTTGAAAAATGTGACAATGAATGAAGATTTATTCATGGGACATTTTCCTGGTGCTCCGATATTTCCAGGTGTTTTGCAAATTGAAGCAATGGCGCAAACGGGTGGTATTTTAGTGTTGAATACTGTACCGGACCCTGAAAATTGGTTAACTTTATTTTTAAAAATAGAAAATGCACGCTTTAAGGTGCAAGTTAGTCCAGGTGATACGATTATTTTTAGATGTGATTTGACGGAACCTATCCGTAGAGGCATAGCAAAAATGAAAGGTGTTGCCATGGTAGGTGAAAAAGTTGTTTGCGAAGCTGAGTTAATGGCTCAGATCGTGAAAGTAAAATAA
- the lpxA gene encoding acyl-ACP--UDP-N-acetylglucosamine O-acyltransferase: MIQPLAYIHPEAKIAQNVVIEPFATIHKDVVIGEGTWIGSNVTIMDGARIGKNCKIYPGAVISGEPQDLKFDGEITTAEIGDNTTIRECVTINRGTKDKFRTVIGKHCLIQAYSHIAHDCTIGDYCIFSNSSTLAGHITVGDYVVLAGMVAVHQFCTIGSHAFVTGGTLVRKDVPPFIKAAREPISYAGINSVGLRRRGFTEEQIAEIQNIYRVLFIQNRNLTKAAAIIEAEFQATEIRDEILGFIRNSNRGVIKGFNQRAV, encoded by the coding sequence ATGATACAGCCGTTAGCTTATATTCATCCAGAAGCAAAAATTGCTCAAAATGTTGTTATAGAGCCATTTGCTACGATTCATAAAGATGTAGTAATTGGAGAAGGAACGTGGATCGGTTCCAATGTAACAATTATGGATGGGGCACGTATTGGGAAAAATTGTAAAATTTATCCAGGAGCAGTGATTTCAGGTGAACCTCAAGATTTGAAGTTTGACGGAGAGATTACAACTGCAGAAATTGGGGATAATACGACAATTCGCGAATGCGTTACAATCAATAGAGGTACAAAAGATAAATTTCGTACCGTAATAGGGAAGCATTGCTTGATACAAGCATATAGCCATATTGCGCATGACTGTACAATAGGAGACTATTGTATATTTTCCAATAGCAGTACATTAGCTGGACATATCACCGTTGGTGATTATGTTGTTTTGGCAGGAATGGTCGCTGTTCATCAATTTTGTACTATCGGATCGCATGCATTTGTGACAGGTGGTACACTCGTGAGAAAAGATGTCCCTCCGTTTATCAAAGCAGCTCGTGAGCCTATTTCTTATGCAGGAATAAACTCTGTTGGCTTAAGAAGAAGAGGATTCACAGAAGAGCAAATTGCGGAAATACAGAATATTTATCGTGTACTGTTTATTCAAAACAGGAATTTAACAAAAGCAGCAGCTATTATCGAAGCTGAATTTCAGGCTACTGAAATTCGTGATGAGATTTTAGGTTTTATCCGTAATTCAAACCGTGGGGTTATTAAAGGATTCAATCAAAGAGCTGTTTAA
- a CDS encoding ABC transporter ATP-binding protein: protein MKVTLTDVGRRYNREWIFKHIHYEFESGQSYAILGPNGSGKSTLLKVLSGSLSPSAGTILFEVDNKAIAVEDIFGFLSLATPYVELIEEFTLREQIQFHFKFKNYLAGFTEREVVQLLGLEKAIDKELKYFSSGMKQRVKLALACCSDSLLVLLDEPTSNLDAVGEEWYLELINKTKHENRLFIICSNQEKEYHFCDHKLSISDFKS from the coding sequence TTGAAAGTTACTTTAACAGATGTAGGTAGACGGTATAATCGGGAATGGATTTTTAAGCATATTCATTATGAATTTGAATCCGGTCAGTCATATGCCATACTCGGACCTAATGGTTCAGGTAAATCAACCTTGTTAAAGGTGCTTTCTGGAAGCTTAAGTCCATCTGCAGGGACTATTCTTTTCGAAGTGGATAATAAAGCAATAGCAGTAGAGGATATCTTTGGATTTCTGTCTTTAGCTACGCCTTATGTTGAGTTAATCGAGGAATTTACATTGCGAGAGCAAATACAGTTTCATTTTAAATTTAAGAATTATTTAGCGGGGTTTACGGAGCGTGAGGTCGTCCAGTTATTGGGTTTGGAAAAAGCGATAGACAAAGAGTTGAAGTATTTTTCCTCCGGAATGAAGCAACGTGTCAAACTGGCTTTGGCCTGTTGTAGTGATTCCCTTCTTGTTTTATTGGATGAACCAACCAGTAATTTGGATGCAGTAGGAGAGGAGTGGTATTTGGAATTGATCAATAAAACAAAACATGAAAATCGATTGTTTATCATTTGTTCAAACCAAGAAAAGGAGTATCATTTTTGCGACCATAAATTATCTATTTCGGATTTCAAAAGCTGA
- the efp gene encoding elongation factor P → MAKASDVKSGNVLRFNGELVAVEEYIHRTPGNLRAFYQARMRNVKTGKLVEYRFRVDESVEIARVETNDYQYLYEEGEFFVVMDNTTYDQFNIPKFLFGNSARFLKEGMNVIVAFESEEAIMAHAPKNVELEITYTEPAVKGDTSTNALKNATVETGVEVKVPLFINQGDKIKIDTQTGEYVERVK, encoded by the coding sequence ATGGCAAAAGCATCAGACGTTAAGTCAGGAAATGTTTTAAGATTCAATGGTGAATTAGTAGCTGTTGAGGAATATATACATCGTACACCAGGTAATTTACGTGCTTTCTATCAAGCGAGAATGCGTAATGTCAAAACTGGTAAATTAGTAGAATACCGTTTTCGTGTTGACGAAAGTGTTGAAATTGCTCGTGTTGAGACAAACGATTATCAATATTTATATGAAGAGGGAGAATTCTTTGTAGTCATGGATAACACGACATACGATCAGTTCAATATCCCTAAGTTTTTGTTTGGAAATTCGGCACGATTCTTGAAAGAGGGTATGAACGTGATTGTAGCTTTCGAAAGTGAGGAAGCAATCATGGCACACGCTCCGAAGAATGTGGAATTAGAAATCACATATACGGAGCCAGCAGTAAAAGGAGATACATCAACAAATGCATTGAAAAATGCGACAGTAGAAACTGGTGTTGAAGTGAAAGTACCTCTTTTTATCAATCAAGGTGATAAAATTAAAATTGATACGCAAACAGGTGAATACGTCGAGCGTGTCAAATAA
- a CDS encoding 5-formyltetrahydrofolate cyclo-ligase — protein sequence MMTKTELRKHYRDLRSNLSETDEAALNLALLNQLKSLEWQHVKFCHVFLPISKYHEPNTFLLISYLQEQYPHIQLVVSRSDLASNVMSHYHYSDTVTLVHNKWGILEPTDGISVNEKSIDMVLVPLLISDIFGHRVGYGKGYYDRFLALCRPDVQKVGLSFFEPIGLIEDIDVHDIPLDICVTPTAVYHY from the coding sequence ATGATGACTAAAACTGAACTGCGAAAGCACTATCGAGATCTTAGATCAAACTTGTCTGAAACAGATGAGGCAGCATTGAATTTGGCTCTGTTGAATCAACTCAAGAGTTTAGAATGGCAGCATGTGAAATTTTGTCATGTTTTTTTGCCAATTTCCAAATATCATGAACCTAATACGTTTTTGTTGATTTCTTATCTCCAAGAACAATATCCCCATATTCAGCTTGTCGTTTCAAGATCGGACTTAGCTTCAAATGTCATGAGTCATTATCACTATAGTGATACGGTAACTTTAGTGCATAATAAATGGGGGATACTTGAACCAACAGATGGCATTTCTGTAAATGAAAAAAGTATTGATATGGTACTCGTCCCATTGCTCATATCGGATATTTTCGGACACCGAGTTGGATATGGAAAAGGTTATTATGATCGATTTTTAGCACTTTGTAGACCGGATGTTCAAAAGGTAGGGTTATCGTTTTTCGAGCCTATAGGATTGATTGAAGATATTGATGTACATGATATTCCTTTAGATATTTGTGTGACACCAACCGCTGTATATCATTATTAA
- a CDS encoding HAD-IB family phosphatase, producing the protein MKNYYIIDFDSTFTQVEALDELAKISLEHHPDREKIYLEIERYTNLAMEGKLSFREALAGRVQLLQANKSHLDKLITHLKKKVSTSFSRNREFFKKNSDTAWIVSGGFKEFITPVVTPYNIKKENIYANTFIFDEHDNIIGFDESNPLSDEGGKVKLLKELKIEGTIYGIGDGYSDFQLKESGLIEKFFAFTENISRKTVTERADFITPSFDEFLYVNNLPRAISYPKNRILCLIVGDVPEIAAHILKRDGFSIRSKDTFEEKYTKDVGMLLLGKDIKVSDEQLSRADKLKTIGVIGDAKSHLSKEICNAKGIVVFDDKKDKKRNAEFIPRRMADFINNGDTYMSRNFPNLLLPKVKDVTRLLHIHKNVPGIMAQINLVYAQNDINIISQFLMTKSDIGYAVTDIRGEYDKDLIKQLKKVQNTIKFRILY; encoded by the coding sequence GTGAAAAATTATTACATTATCGATTTTGACAGCACCTTTACGCAGGTAGAGGCTTTGGACGAATTAGCTAAAATTTCACTTGAACATCATCCTGATCGCGAAAAAATATATCTCGAAATCGAACGGTATACAAATCTTGCGATGGAGGGAAAACTATCTTTTCGTGAAGCGCTGGCAGGTCGTGTTCAACTCCTTCAAGCGAACAAAAGTCATCTCGACAAACTCATTACCCACCTCAAAAAGAAGGTGTCTACCTCTTTCTCAAGAAACAGAGAGTTTTTTAAGAAAAATTCAGATACTGCTTGGATTGTGTCCGGTGGATTTAAAGAATTCATTACACCAGTCGTGACTCCTTACAATATCAAAAAGGAGAATATTTATGCCAACACCTTTATATTTGATGAGCATGATAATATCATTGGATTTGATGAATCGAATCCATTATCGGATGAGGGTGGAAAAGTTAAATTACTAAAAGAGTTAAAAATAGAAGGAACCATCTACGGCATTGGTGATGGCTATTCAGATTTTCAATTAAAAGAGTCAGGTCTCATTGAAAAATTCTTTGCCTTTACGGAGAACATCTCCAGAAAAACTGTGACTGAAAGAGCAGATTTCATCACACCTAGCTTTGATGAATTTCTATACGTTAATAATTTACCTCGTGCCATATCTTATCCAAAAAACCGAATCTTATGTTTGATTGTTGGTGATGTACCCGAAATAGCTGCACATATCCTCAAAAGGGATGGTTTTTCGATACGATCGAAAGATACATTCGAAGAAAAGTATACCAAAGATGTGGGTATGTTATTGCTCGGGAAAGACATCAAAGTTTCTGATGAGCAATTGTCCCGCGCAGATAAATTAAAAACAATCGGCGTGATAGGAGATGCAAAAAGTCATCTCAGTAAAGAAATCTGTAATGCAAAGGGGATCGTTGTCTTTGATGATAAAAAAGACAAGAAAAGAAATGCAGAATTTATTCCGAGAAGAATGGCCGATTTCATTAATAATGGAGATACCTATATGAGTCGCAATTTTCCAAATTTACTCCTACCTAAGGTAAAGGATGTCACTCGTTTGCTGCATATCCACAAAAATGTTCCAGGGATTATGGCACAAATCAATCTGGTGTACGCCCAAAATGACATTAACATTATTTCCCAATTTTTGATGACCAAATCTGATATCGGTTATGCCGTTACGGATATTAGAGGTGAATACGACAAGGACTTAATCAAACAACTCAAGAAGGTACAGAATACAATTAAATTCAGAATACTATATTAA
- a CDS encoding NAD-dependent epimerase/dehydratase family protein yields the protein MILITGGTGFLGATLIKQMIDLGIDVIAIKRSSSIIPQQLLSSSLIQWVNADICNYFELAEIFCNITEVYHCAAVVSYQKQDAANMINVNRDGTSHIVNLCLEHNARLVHVSSVAALGSSKNQTPVSEKDYWEYEPTLSNYAISKYESEMVVWRGIAEGLDAVIVNPSVIIGASSGSKGSGAIFSLINKGLKYYPTGTVGVVDVEDVANIMRYLMATKSISGERFIINNVNLSNKELLEKASAVMGKAAPKIAVSPTLLHIAATLATWVAAIKNEKSTLTKDSARASSEKLAYSAAKLQQVLPFKYKSLDLTLKEIAQQYSQSTI from the coding sequence GTGATATTAATAACAGGAGGAACCGGATTCTTAGGCGCTACATTGATCAAACAGATGATCGATTTGGGCATTGATGTAATAGCAATAAAACGCTCCAGCTCAATCATTCCACAACAGCTATTATCTTCGTCTTTAATCCAATGGGTGAATGCCGATATTTGTAACTATTTTGAATTGGCAGAGATTTTTTGCAATATTACAGAGGTATACCATTGTGCTGCTGTCGTATCTTACCAAAAGCAAGACGCTGCAAACATGATAAATGTAAATAGGGATGGTACTTCGCATATTGTCAATCTATGCTTAGAGCATAACGCTAGGCTCGTCCACGTGAGCTCCGTTGCTGCTTTAGGGTCGAGCAAAAACCAAACACCAGTTAGCGAGAAAGATTATTGGGAATATGAACCGACCTTATCAAACTATGCCATTTCTAAGTATGAAAGTGAGATGGTGGTATGGAGAGGAATTGCTGAAGGCTTAGATGCAGTTATTGTCAATCCTTCAGTTATCATTGGCGCATCATCTGGTAGTAAAGGGTCGGGTGCAATATTTTCACTCATCAACAAAGGTCTAAAATATTATCCCACAGGGACCGTTGGTGTAGTTGATGTTGAAGATGTCGCCAACATCATGCGTTACTTAATGGCTACAAAATCAATCTCTGGCGAACGGTTCATCATCAATAATGTCAACCTTAGTAATAAAGAATTGCTCGAAAAGGCTAGTGCAGTAATGGGCAAAGCAGCTCCTAAAATAGCCGTATCTCCAACACTATTACATATCGCTGCAACTTTAGCTACTTGGGTAGCAGCTATCAAGAACGAAAAGTCGACACTGACCAAGGATAGTGCTAGGGCTTCTAGTGAAAAACTCGCCTACTCAGCTGCCAAATTACAGCAAGTTTTGCCCTTTAAATATAAATCTTTAGACCTAACATTAAAAGAAATCGCTCAACAGTATAGTCAATCAACAATCTAA
- a CDS encoding formimidoylglutamase yields the protein MSLSVFFSPIVAKELLPDEGFLRSQFGNVLRIYDNQFPSWDKDDKPQLAIIGVEEDRAAVNNQGCAKSPDAIRKHLYKLYQGDYAINAVDLGNVKAGATLKDTYAALKAIVEELIAEEIIPIIIGGGHDLTYAQYLGYQSMGQKVELAVIDARFDLNQESSEQVALDSRSYLNHIILHEPDYLFNLNNIAYQTYLVSKESLSMYDKLFFNATRVGAIAGRMDQSEPLVRAADMVSFDIGAIRSSDASGNANAMPNGLYGDEACQIARYAGMSDKCSSIGFYEFNPDYDPMQQTAMLVSQMIWCFIDGFYNRKQDTPLLPKSSYIIYRTTLENEDHELVFVKSKKSDRWWMQVPYFGSRSVNERYHLVPCRYEDYQLAVTGEMPDLWWRTHQKLQ from the coding sequence ATGTCATTATCCGTTTTTTTTAGCCCAATTGTTGCCAAAGAGCTCCTCCCCGATGAAGGGTTTTTACGCTCGCAGTTTGGGAATGTTCTTCGTATTTATGACAATCAGTTCCCAAGTTGGGATAAGGACGATAAGCCTCAATTGGCAATAATCGGGGTAGAGGAAGATCGAGCAGCGGTGAATAACCAAGGCTGTGCAAAATCTCCAGATGCCATTCGTAAACATTTATATAAGCTCTATCAGGGAGATTATGCAATCAATGCAGTAGATTTAGGGAATGTCAAAGCTGGAGCTACGTTGAAGGATACTTATGCTGCATTAAAAGCTATTGTAGAGGAGTTAATTGCTGAGGAAATCATTCCTATTATTATAGGTGGTGGTCATGATTTGACTTATGCACAATATTTGGGCTATCAGAGTATGGGACAAAAGGTCGAATTAGCGGTTATAGATGCTAGATTTGATCTAAACCAAGAAAGCAGTGAGCAGGTAGCATTGGATTCTAGGTCGTATTTGAATCACATTATTTTACATGAGCCAGATTATTTATTCAATTTGAATAATATCGCCTATCAGACCTATTTAGTCAGCAAGGAATCTTTGAGTATGTACGATAAGTTATTCTTTAATGCAACTCGTGTTGGCGCTATTGCTGGTCGTATGGATCAGTCTGAGCCTTTAGTGCGAGCAGCAGACATGGTCAGTTTTGATATCGGAGCCATTCGTTCATCAGACGCATCTGGCAATGCCAATGCTATGCCAAATGGATTATATGGTGATGAGGCTTGTCAGATTGCACGCTATGCCGGAATGTCAGACAAATGTTCGTCTATTGGTTTTTATGAGTTTAATCCTGACTACGATCCTATGCAACAGACAGCGATGTTGGTTTCGCAAATGATCTGGTGTTTTATCGATGGGTTTTATAACCGAAAACAAGATACTCCCTTGTTGCCTAAGTCTTCCTATATCATCTACCGGACCACCTTGGAAAACGAGGATCATGAGTTGGTATTTGTTAAAAGTAAGAAATCGGATCGCTGGTGGATGCAAGTTCCCTATTTTGGGTCACGATCTGTAAACGAACGTTATCACTTAGTTCCATGTCGATATGAAGATTATCAGTTGGCAGTAACGGGTGAAATGCCCGATTTATGGTGGCGTACCCATCAAAAATTACAATAA
- the rmuC gene encoding DNA recombination protein RmuC, with translation METMYIIIVIILLVVLIVISLKKKDPIQDDSQWRREKELMSIELAKVQQREQSLLQERAMLRDELEKEREHVLIVERSLESTRSFYEAQQDKFQEQKVEIAAIKSQFNAEFQVIANKILEEKTLRFTETNSKSIGLILDPLKEKIKLFEEKVDKTYSQEAAERNSLKGVVQQLMEQSLRIKDEATNLTRALKGDAKKQGNWGEVILERVLERSGLEKDREFRLQASLLDMEGRRMQPDAIIDLPENKHLIVDSKVSLVAYERWVNAEDDIERATFARQHILSVENHVKDLSAKNYHELYGIESPDFVLLFMPIESALSMSVSEKPDLFSDAWDRKVVIVSPSTLLATLRTIASIWKQERQTRNVIEIAKEAGALYDKFYGFLTDMDQVQAQLHKALKSHEDASKKLSFGPGNVIRRVENLKKLGAKANKQIDSKYLDEEVEED, from the coding sequence ATGGAAACAATGTATATTATTATCGTTATTATTTTATTGGTCGTTCTTATCGTGATTTCATTGAAGAAGAAAGATCCAATTCAGGATGATAGCCAATGGCGTCGTGAGAAGGAGCTGATGTCTATTGAATTGGCTAAAGTACAACAACGCGAACAGAGTTTATTGCAAGAAAGAGCAATGTTACGTGACGAATTAGAGAAAGAACGGGAACATGTATTGATCGTAGAGCGTTCTTTGGAAAGTACACGTTCTTTTTATGAAGCGCAACAAGATAAATTTCAAGAACAGAAAGTTGAAATCGCAGCGATTAAAAGTCAGTTTAATGCTGAGTTTCAAGTCATCGCAAATAAGATTTTAGAAGAAAAAACGCTTCGCTTTACCGAAACTAACTCGAAATCTATTGGACTTATCTTAGACCCTTTGAAAGAAAAAATCAAACTTTTTGAAGAAAAAGTTGATAAAACATATTCGCAAGAAGCTGCTGAGCGTAATTCTTTAAAAGGTGTCGTACAGCAATTGATGGAACAAAGTTTACGAATCAAAGACGAGGCAACAAATTTGACTCGAGCCCTTAAAGGTGATGCAAAGAAACAAGGGAATTGGGGAGAGGTAATCCTAGAGCGGGTTTTGGAACGCTCGGGTTTGGAGAAAGACCGTGAATTTAGATTGCAGGCATCTTTGTTGGATATGGAAGGCAGACGTATGCAACCAGATGCGATCATTGATTTACCTGAAAATAAACATCTGATTGTAGATTCGAAAGTCTCATTAGTCGCGTATGAACGTTGGGTAAATGCAGAAGACGATATAGAACGAGCAACTTTTGCGAGGCAACATATTTTATCTGTTGAAAATCACGTTAAAGATTTATCTGCAAAAAATTACCATGAGTTATATGGTATAGAGTCACCAGACTTCGTATTACTTTTTATGCCAATAGAATCGGCTTTGAGTATGTCTGTTTCAGAAAAACCCGATCTTTTCAGCGATGCTTGGGACAGAAAAGTTGTTATTGTAAGTCCTTCGACTTTATTGGCTACCCTGCGTACGATTGCTAGCATTTGGAAGCAAGAGCGCCAAACGCGTAATGTCATTGAAATTGCAAAAGAAGCCGGGGCCTTATACGATAAATTTTATGGTTTCTTAACCGATATGGACCAAGTACAAGCGCAGTTGCACAAGGCTTTGAAAAGTCATGAAGATGCTTCCAAAAAGCTGTCTTTTGGACCAGGAAATGTCATTAGAAGAGTAGAGAATCTGAAAAAATTGGGCGCAAAGGCTAATAAACAAATCGATTCAAAATATTTAGATGAAGAGGTAGAAGAAGATTAA